A region of the Ranitomeya imitator isolate aRanImi1 chromosome 5, aRanImi1.pri, whole genome shotgun sequence genome:
GGTGTGTATAATTTGCATAGTTGGTATTTTAATTTATCCCTATTCgtgttcccttgtttgtctggttagtgtgttCCTGTGCACTTTAGCTTCCTGCTATTCTGGGTAGGACAGGAGACAGAGTAGATATATAAGAGCATAACAAGTCACAAGCATCTGGCATCTCCACCTAGGAGTAATCTGGGGGATAGGGGTAGACCAGGGTGCCCCTAGTTCTAAGCACCTGGTAAGCACCCAAAGTCCCAACATCTGCGTGACAATATGTGAAATCAGCTTAAGGtaggcaggggtgcattcgtgcactattattcgtgtacatttattcaaagtactttttctaagtactcgcagttataacatggcagaatataacaaGCATCTCTTTTCTCTTCTTacaggtaaacttatcattcattctctgaactgaaataccctgcatgtctattgctccagtccctgacagcaagcagcctgaatggtatctgagtcattctatcttcggcattgaatcctgcatatatctatatttgttagccatcttagtatgcaattgtttttgtttatagatatttaactcacttctgcttgtcctcatgcagagagatcacataattgtttcaaagcggtttatgatccatgtagacctggacatttgtttatctgttcactacattaattgtgtcctgctgtctcaactgagttagattgattgctaacgagaggggaaaaaaaagtgagatctaagagctaaccttctataaatgtagatatactttggggatgcattcgtgcaggggtgcattcatgcactattaggctgctttcacacatcaggttttttgtttcaggcgaattccggctcttccgacaaaaaacggaatagaaaaccggagaagacggatccggcatttcccccattgaatattattggtgccggatggcgcctgatagcccagcgttccttccggtttgatgccggatccggcgtcaagtcgattctggcgtctggaaaaaacgtgtactgtaacgttttttgtctccggcgaaaaagccggaaaggccggatccggtctttccggctttttacaacaatgcatgtctatggatgccggaaagcgccggatccggaaaaaatcggatccggcggccgtatccagctttttacactgagcatgctcaaaaaactttgatcagccccctggactatatataaagcagggccatgaggccttcagccatttccagcccaaaagcagaagagccaacaccctgccaagacggaaggagccagagagcctgccacagagctgagagcctgccacagagctgagagcctgccacagagccgggagcctgccacagagccgagagcctgccacagagccgggagctgagagcctgccacagagccgggagccgagagcctgccacagagccgggagctgagagcctgccacagagccgggagccgagagcctgccacagagctgagagcctgccacagagccaggagccgagagcctgccacagagctgagagcctgccacagagccgagagccttccacagagccgggagccgagagcctgccacagagccgagagccgagagacttccacagagctgagagccatgTCTCCGGGGaggcctcctcctcctcgccgtccacgcacagaggttagtatgaaccaaaggtgtgtgtgtgtgtgtgtgtatcatctattcttttatgtttcatcgtaggaagctgatgaggctgagtcccccggagaagaggtggtccccgaagatgagggaaggggtggagaaacccacggagagggctcacaattggtatgtatctgtgatgtattgcggaaacacaccctacactacacacaaaacataacactagatgcttacaacaaaatacatagaaactgatactttcaaaccacacacaacacatacaaaacatatatatcacatggcacacaacacatagaatggctaccaacaaccccataattttttatttttgtattctagagttctgaatctggtgcccaagcaataggtccttccagtggctcccggggtcgtcggcgacattcacgtggcggccgtcgtcatgtaggttttttgttattttttgggtgcaggttagcaatgtttcaaatttggtgttaattttttcccccttttcaaacaggtttcacagcgtgctccagattcggacggtgaggaggtcggccttgatattgacctcctcatcgatcttgtcagagacagggagccgttgtggaatatgggtgaccgccgccatgctgatctctcagtgacccgtcgactctgggagcaaatctgctgtgaactgattccgaggtgggaggacctagatgttcaggcccagattcaagaacgtaagtatcctcagttcagttttggtgatgcattctaaaatgctgtttctaaccaagttgtctttctcctattttaacaggtgagcggattgtgaaaaggtggcggtcgatcagggatcgctttaagaaggagttcaataaagagatgcaggcccggagtggatctggaggacgcaggagcacgtacaaatacgcaagggccctgtcgttcctcaggtcaacgatggtcacccgaaggtaaatattacccaccacatgcactaatgttttacatgtctaacctcttttgctctttcagccagggccatgcaatgacagtatattaattgtttgtttctctctttttccacagtaccgttgggagcactctggagcctgcagcacaattgaacacttctggggcgatccctcaagaggccgccaccgagggacactttgacagtgaggaaccctctgcaccttcccactctgcattttcccactctgcaccttcccactctaccgatccctctttcccatccacgagcactggagcatcctggccggttccattgcatgtagctgctggtgagaacatagcgtttcctgtaccccacccttctgctgcagccacctctagtacacctgtagcatcggggcggtttcgccagaggggtcagatacatagttatgctcccgagttcttgcacctgaacgcatcgttccagaactgtctgaaagttttgtccgagcaaatggctgcaggattcaatttcataaataaaagtatgctcgagatgcatacacttctggtaacgatgcgttcagaggcaaaacagtccccgaacaacactttttttcagtcggtgcttgagcaaatggagacgctatctacttctcagcagatgcaagtaatggaaccctgccagtctactctagcgctaattgcctctagagcagatagttcttccaaccatcctccaacttgccccccttcctccactgtccaccactacagccagtaccatcctcctgacccgtatcgccaaacagacattgccccatcacgcccaactcgccatcatccacatcgtgccccgtcccaccagccacaccaccagccccgtgccccttcccaccatccacactatcagcatccctcccgtgccacttcacacccatatgatgatccagacccatacaacttcccatctacttcatcctcacctcctctccctgcccacttccaacagactgtatcaccctcttcccaaacatcttctacacacatcactcattctgccacccagTCCTCACAAAACATTTCGTACACCCCTCCAccctaccaaatttctaaccccaatcccactttcttgtccacccgctcaatagctttctccactccttcacccctaaccggtgaacattctccaccaccatcacattcctctctccacactcccactgtcgaagtgtccctatcagacagtgcctccgatagtatctccaccccgacttatgaaaacatttagtaccccatttttttgtgtgttacattgttaataaaagtttttggttgaaaaatctcttgtatttattcattaggaacaaataacacttttgtaaaaaaaaaggtttattggtaacagtagaactttgggtatgcacatcttgatttaaaaataaactcaaacaggtacccaacatggttaaaaggtaaacccaaacaggtacgcaacatgagggtaaaaaccaaactggtatacaacatgggtaaggtaaaaacaacaggtacgcaacatgggtaaagtttaaagttattactaggtatacacaaagtgtttaaactatatcatcctgccagtgtattcttccttggggtgaaataaaatattctgcaaagtgatcccgtattctggacactgtggcagaacttctgtatgtatggatgctgtaatccatcaaggtggtttcggcagaatggtcctcaatggaaagctgttccttggatataacataattgtggaggacaacacacgctttcaccacctcatccacagtgtttgtgtttaagtttatggatgtcaagagaactctccatttggcggttaggatcccaaacgcacactccaccattctccttgcacgtgtgagtctgtagttgaaaatttttttggtattggttaaaccacggctggagtagggtttcaaaagatgctctgaaagctgaaaaacttcatccccaacacatacaaatggcattggtggatcggaagtttgaggcagtggtcttgggggggggaaatcgaaaggtttttccatataaatgccgccccatagaagacagtttgaaaacttgcgaatcattagaacgaccatacgccccaatgtccaccgctacaaatttgtaatccgcatcggcgatggccatcagcacgatggaaaagtacttcttgtagttgaaatactgagatccagaaccagccggtttcacgatacggatgtgtttcccgtccaccgcacccaagcaattgggaaactggcacacttccaggaatctgtcagctacttccaaccatgtctgcattgtgggatgtggaatgtattcttcatgcaaacagtcccacagtgcacggcaagtgtgcctcactattcctgatattgtggaaatgcccagtctgaattgaaaatgtagggaagacagggattcaccggttgctaggaatctgtgaagaaaagga
Encoded here:
- the LOC138637852 gene encoding mucin-5AC-like — translated: MSPGRPPPPRRPRTEEADEAESPGEEVVPEDEGRGGETHGEGSQLSSESGAQAIGPSSGSRGRRRHSRGGRRHVSQRAPDSDGEEVGLDIDLLIDLVRDREPLWNMGDRRHADLSVTRRLWEQICCELIPRWEDLDVQAQIQERERIVKRWRSIRDRFKKEFNKEMQARSGSGGRRSTYKYARALSFLRSTMVTRSTVGSTLEPAAQLNTSGAIPQEAATEGHFDSEEPSAPSHSAFSHSAPSHSTDPSFPSTSTGASWPVPLHVAAGENIAFPVPHPSAAATSSTPVASGRFRQRGQIHSYAPEFLHLNASFQNCLKVLSEQMAAGFNFINKSMLEMHTLLVTMRSEAKQSPNNTFFQSVLEQMETLSTSQQMQVMEPCQSTLALIASRADSSSNHPPTCPPSSTVHHYSQYHPPDPYRQTDIAPSRPTRHHPHRAPSHQPHHQPRAPSHHPHYQHPSRATSHPYDDPDPYNFPSTSSSPPLPAHFQQTVSPSSQTSSTHITHSATQSSQNISYTPPPYQISNPNPTFLSTRSIAFSTPSPLTGEHSPPPSHSSLHTPTVEVSLSDSASDSISTPTYENI